A stretch of the Desulfuromonas sp. TF genome encodes the following:
- a CDS encoding Na/Pi cotransporter family protein, with amino-acid sequence MLGILFNQNLIFGLVGGLGLFLFGMKIMSEGLQKVAGDRMRKILAALTNNRLIGTLVGLAVTAIIQSSSATTVMVVGFVNAGLMSLVQSIGVVLGANIGTTVTAQIIAFKITKFALPAIGIGTALKLFSRNRKWMYVGEVILGFGILFFGMQIMKDSFGPVKGSEELRNLLLVIGDNHLLGVLIGAIMTVIVQSSTASIGITLALASSGLLTFEASVAIILGENIGTTITANLAAIGTNLAARRTAFAHFLFNFIGVGYMLLLFPFFMNFVSSITPGEADFVVQTQQQAASLGSALGDKPFIARHIANTHTLFNIVNTIIFLPLVGVLAKLTTLLIRGREEEMEFHLKYIDNRVLNTPPIALGQAKSETRRMAQIALEMLDETALFLQDQDEKRIPGLEKKEDIVDMLQKEITDFLVALSQKSITQETSRSIASMMHMVNDLERVGDHCENLWRLGSRKKDQKVAFSDVGMAEIAEIAETCRKFLSFVLAAMERGDLTILEKAHHMEETIDELEENLRNNHITRLNTGECAVLPGLIYIDMLHNFEKIGDHTYNVAEAVIGRK; translated from the coding sequence ATGCTAGGAATTCTTTTCAACCAGAACCTCATATTCGGCCTCGTGGGGGGACTGGGGTTGTTCCTGTTCGGCATGAAGATCATGTCGGAGGGTCTGCAGAAAGTCGCCGGCGACCGGATGCGCAAAATTCTGGCTGCGCTGACCAACAACCGCCTTATCGGCACCCTGGTCGGCCTGGCGGTGACCGCCATTATTCAATCATCCAGCGCCACGACGGTGATGGTGGTCGGGTTCGTCAATGCCGGTCTGATGTCCCTTGTCCAATCTATCGGGGTTGTCCTTGGCGCCAATATAGGAACCACCGTCACCGCCCAGATCATCGCCTTCAAGATCACCAAATTCGCCCTTCCCGCCATCGGCATCGGCACGGCTCTGAAGCTCTTCAGCCGGAACAGAAAATGGATGTACGTCGGTGAAGTCATCCTGGGATTCGGCATCCTCTTCTTCGGCATGCAGATCATGAAGGATTCCTTCGGTCCGGTCAAAGGGAGCGAGGAACTCCGGAACTTGCTCCTGGTGATCGGGGACAACCATCTCCTCGGCGTGCTGATCGGCGCCATCATGACCGTCATTGTCCAGAGCAGTACCGCCAGTATCGGTATAACTCTGGCTCTGGCCTCAAGCGGCCTGCTGACATTTGAGGCCAGCGTGGCCATCATTCTCGGTGAAAACATCGGCACCACCATCACTGCCAATCTGGCCGCCATCGGTACCAATCTCGCTGCCCGGCGCACTGCTTTCGCCCATTTTCTTTTCAATTTCATCGGCGTCGGCTACATGCTGCTCCTGTTTCCCTTTTTTATGAACTTCGTGTCCAGCATCACCCCGGGCGAAGCAGATTTCGTCGTGCAGACCCAGCAGCAGGCGGCAAGCCTGGGCTCGGCCCTCGGCGACAAGCCTTTCATCGCCCGGCATATCGCCAACACCCACACCCTCTTCAATATCGTCAACACCATCATATTCCTTCCCCTTGTTGGAGTTCTGGCGAAACTGACTACTCTCCTCATCCGAGGGCGGGAAGAAGAGATGGAATTTCATCTCAAATACATCGACAACCGGGTTCTCAATACGCCTCCCATTGCGCTTGGACAGGCCAAGTCCGAGACCAGACGCATGGCTCAGATCGCCCTGGAAATGCTCGATGAAACCGCCCTCTTTCTTCAGGATCAGGATGAAAAACGGATTCCCGGCCTCGAAAAGAAAGAGGATATTGTCGATATGCTGCAGAAAGAAATTACAGATTTTCTCGTAGCTCTTTCACAGAAGTCGATTACCCAGGAAACATCGAGGAGCATTGCCTCGATGATGCATATGGTCAATGACCTGGAACGGGTCGGTGATCATTGCGAAAATCTCTGGCGCCTGGGAAGCAGGAAAAAAGACCAGAAGGTGGCCTTTTCCGATGTGGGCATGGCAGAAATCGCAGAAATCGCGGAAACCTGCCGAAAATTTCTTTCTTTTGTCCTTGCAGCCATGGAACGAGGGGATTTGACAATCCTCGAGAAAGCCCACCACATGGAGGAGACTATCGACGAACTTGAGGAGAATCTGCGCAACAACCACATTACTCGCCTCAACACCGGCGAATGCGCTGTTTTGCCTGGGTTGATCTATATCGACATGCTGCATAATTTTGAAAAGATAGGCGACCATACCTATAACGTCGCCGAGGCTGTCATCGGGCGAAAATAA